A DNA window from Helianthus annuus cultivar XRQ/B chromosome 15, HanXRQr2.0-SUNRISE, whole genome shotgun sequence contains the following coding sequences:
- the LOC110911557 gene encoding protein TIC 20-II, chloroplastic: protein MSTVPLLRLSLAPPPHKPPRSTLIFHPLKPTTFSPPPLRTNSIISRPLKPISASYNTTPVTDRLISAAAYFFPFFNGLQYGRFLFAQYPKTLGLILEPLLPLLSFYRSVPYSSYLAFLLLYIGVVRNTSVSRYARFNAMQAVVLDVLLVLPMLVQRIFNPGPHGIGGKIVMLSHSAIFVGVAVCFVYTFGYSVLGRTPKLPFVGDAADRQF from the coding sequence ATGTCCACCGTACCTCTCCTCCGCCTCTCCTTAGCCCCACCACCACATAAACCCCCTCGGTCAACCCTCATCTTCCACCCTCTCAAACCAACCACCTTCTCACCACCACCCCTCCGTACAAATTCCATCATATCACGACCCCTAAAACCGATCTCCGCCTCCTACAACACAACTCCGGTCACCGACCGCCTCATCTCCGCCGCCGCATACTTCTTCCCCTTCTTCAACGGCCTGCAATACGGCCGTTTCCTCTTCGCCCAATACCCCAAAACCCTAGGTCTCATCCTCGAACCGTTACTACCATTACTCTCGTTCTACCGGTCTGTTCCGTACTCTAGCTACCTTGCGTTTTTACTACTATACATTGGTGTTGTTAGGAATACGAGTGTTAGTCGGTATGCGAGATTTAATGCTATGCAGGCTGTTGTGCTTGATGTGTTGTTGGTTTTGCCTATGTTGGTGCAGCGGATATTTAATCCTGGGCCCCATGGGATTGGTGGGAAGATTGTTATGTTGAGTCATAGTGCGATCTTTGTTGGTGTTGCTGTTTGTTTTGTTTATACGTTTGGGTATTCGGTGCTGGGGCGGACGCCGAAGTTGCCGTTTGTTGGTGATGCTGCGGATAGGCAGTTTTGA